Proteins co-encoded in one Luteolibacter sp. Y139 genomic window:
- a CDS encoding Hsp70 family protein, whose amino-acid sequence MTGELILGIDLGTTNSAVGAVESGFPILLADAEGRRITPSAVWFGADGSTEVGRRALRRRANEPGRVVTSVKRLMGRRFGEDAEFCVPMERAADGGIRVLGRSPEEVSAEILRELKGIAEFRLGRTAEKAVITVPAYFNDAQRAATKRAGELAGLEVVRIVSEPTAAALAYGLDKLDEHARVAVYDLGGGTFDLSVLEMQGGVFQVLATRGDTRLGGDDLDAELVRHCVEDFDALDMAAKVRLIAEAERVKCALSDRESETFRAPFYDGSRSLEKEITRDDLEKLAKPLIARTLTCCRQALADANTSAADLHAVVLVGGSTRIPAVRKAVADLFGREPDLSQHPDEAVALGATIQAGVLGGTLRKMVLLDVTPLSLGIETFGGLMNVLIPRNTTIPCKAGEMFTNAAAGQASMRVRVLQGEREMARDNWELGCFEVPFEPAPKGQARVGVQFRIDENGILEALARDVTTGRDTIVEIRSAAVNVDDEAVEKMVGESVEYAFEDMAERIFTEAKLKAEELLPAVEQALADAGELVSAEERREIEDAAVTVREALAAGLPNPLKAAVQRLDKATEAFAAALVEKAMMEALERRM is encoded by the coding sequence GTGACGGGCGAGCTGATTCTGGGGATAGATCTGGGGACCACCAATTCCGCGGTCGGCGCGGTCGAGTCGGGCTTCCCGATCCTGCTCGCTGACGCCGAAGGCCGCCGCATCACGCCCAGCGCCGTATGGTTCGGGGCGGATGGATCGACCGAGGTTGGCCGGAGGGCCCTGCGCCGCCGCGCCAACGAACCCGGACGGGTCGTCACCAGCGTGAAGCGGCTGATGGGCCGGCGCTTCGGTGAGGACGCCGAATTCTGCGTGCCGATGGAGCGTGCTGCCGATGGCGGGATCCGCGTGCTCGGGCGCTCGCCGGAGGAAGTCAGCGCGGAAATCCTGCGCGAGCTGAAGGGCATCGCCGAATTCCGGCTGGGTCGCACTGCGGAGAAAGCGGTGATCACCGTGCCCGCCTATTTCAATGACGCCCAGCGCGCGGCCACCAAGCGCGCCGGGGAACTCGCCGGGCTGGAAGTGGTCCGCATCGTCAGCGAGCCCACGGCGGCGGCATTAGCCTATGGCCTCGACAAGCTCGATGAGCACGCGCGGGTCGCCGTCTATGACCTGGGCGGCGGGACCTTCGATCTCTCGGTGCTGGAAATGCAGGGCGGCGTTTTCCAAGTGCTCGCCACCCGTGGCGACACGCGACTGGGCGGCGATGACCTCGATGCCGAGCTGGTCCGCCACTGCGTGGAGGACTTCGACGCGCTCGACATGGCTGCCAAAGTCCGGCTCATCGCCGAAGCGGAGCGGGTCAAATGCGCGCTGTCCGATCGCGAGTCGGAGACCTTCCGCGCTCCCTTTTACGATGGGTCCCGCAGCTTGGAGAAAGAGATCACCCGAGATGATCTTGAGAAGCTGGCCAAGCCCTTGATCGCCCGCACCCTCACCTGCTGCCGGCAAGCGCTCGCGGATGCCAATACTTCAGCCGCCGATCTCCATGCGGTGGTGCTGGTCGGTGGAAGCACCCGCATCCCTGCCGTCCGCAAGGCCGTCGCGGACCTTTTCGGCCGCGAGCCCGATCTTTCCCAGCATCCCGATGAAGCGGTGGCGCTCGGTGCCACCATTCAAGCCGGCGTACTCGGCGGCACGCTGCGCAAGATGGTGCTGCTCGATGTGACGCCGCTCAGCCTCGGCATCGAAACCTTCGGCGGGCTGATGAACGTGCTCATCCCGCGCAATACGACCATCCCGTGCAAGGCAGGCGAGATGTTCACCAACGCCGCCGCCGGCCAAGCCTCGATGCGTGTCCGCGTGCTTCAGGGCGAGCGCGAGATGGCCCGCGACAATTGGGAGCTCGGCTGCTTCGAAGTGCCATTCGAGCCCGCGCCGAAAGGCCAGGCACGGGTCGGAGTGCAATTCCGCATCGATGAAAACGGCATTCTAGAAGCCCTCGCGCGCGACGTGACCACCGGCCGTGACACGATCGTCGAGATCCGCAGTGCGGCCGTGAATGTCGATGACGAGGCCGTGGAGAAGATGGTCGGTGAGTCGGTCGAATACGCCTTTGAGGACATGGCGGAGCGGATTTTCACCGAAGCGAAGCTCAAGGCGGAGGAACTGCTGCCCGCCGTGGAGCAAGCACTGGCAGACGCTGGCGAACTTGTTTCTGCAGAAGAACGCCGCGAGATCGAAGACGCTGCCGTGACGGTAAGGGAAGCGCTCGCGGCGGGCCTGCCGAATCCGCTCAAGGCCGCGGTGCAACGTCTCGACAAGGCTACCGAAGCCTTCGCCGCCGCGCTCGTGGAGAAGGCGATGATGGAAGCGCTGGAGCGGAGAATGTAA